The following are from one region of the Mesorhizobium sp. B2-8-5 genome:
- a CDS encoding AsmA-like C-terminal region-containing protein, producing MPSSLIRRGVWAIGLAVLIITLAVAALPLIASTRIVRDRIAWELSAWSGFRVTIDGSPRIEVWPKFRAILSDVTLSQWTETDAPPVVEADRVEVDLSAMAALQGNVAFSTARLVRPTIRVQRMASGFYLPPLPSGGRITRSIDTARGVVTANPQKPDLGKLPSDPFGTVEFRDGRVVTSVDGKDAEVLSSLNGQVNWEAMNSEASLTATGIWRGESVQLDFSSTKPLVLFAGGAAPVTLSFKAAPATFSFDGTASISDNAYLDGQAKFAAPSLRRVLEWSQAGIAPGAAIGAVSIASKVNASAGRAKFENTTVTLNNNPGMGALDFSFAEGSPVIAGTLAFDTLDLRSFLSAFTPVAPTGEAGPGDIDTSFADRINLDLRLSAAHATVGPIQLADVAATAQVKNGLAVFDISDASAFNGNIQSSLRFDRKPEGTQVEMRLLASDVDTGAFATAAGMTRLVPAGTGTVSIILKGPGKAWNSIFENADGSFSATFGPGTLNGLDLPAFLKRNQQGGFFALDDVANGSLPIDGAEIKASISKGVARLDKAEINSQKYKIWLSGIASYVGRGLALSGGVVPNGQPAQQPQANGQAASPAPAPPSQSLFFVGGNWSAPFISPIAPGVSGQ from the coding sequence ATGCCATCATCTCTGATCCGGCGCGGGGTGTGGGCGATCGGCCTTGCCGTGCTTATCATCACGCTCGCGGTCGCGGCGCTGCCGCTGATTGCCTCGACCCGCATCGTGCGCGACCGCATCGCCTGGGAATTGAGCGCCTGGAGCGGCTTCAGGGTGACGATCGACGGCTCGCCGCGCATCGAGGTGTGGCCGAAGTTCCGCGCCATCCTCAGCGACGTGACGCTGTCGCAATGGACCGAGACCGACGCGCCGCCGGTGGTCGAGGCCGATCGCGTGGAAGTCGATCTGTCCGCCATGGCGGCCTTGCAGGGCAACGTCGCCTTCTCGACCGCGAGGCTGGTGCGCCCGACGATCAGGGTCCAGCGCATGGCGAGCGGCTTCTATCTGCCGCCGCTTCCGAGCGGGGGGCGCATCACGCGCTCGATCGATACCGCGCGCGGCGTGGTAACCGCCAACCCGCAGAAGCCGGATCTCGGCAAATTGCCGTCCGATCCGTTCGGCACCGTCGAGTTCCGCGATGGCCGCGTGGTGACTTCGGTCGACGGCAAGGACGCCGAAGTCCTGAGCAGCCTGAACGGCCAGGTGAACTGGGAGGCTATGAACAGCGAAGCATCGCTGACCGCGACCGGGATCTGGCGCGGCGAAAGCGTGCAGCTCGATTTCTCCTCGACGAAACCGCTGGTGCTTTTTGCCGGGGGAGCCGCGCCCGTCACCCTTTCCTTCAAGGCGGCGCCTGCGACATTCTCCTTCGACGGAACGGCCTCGATCTCGGACAATGCCTATCTGGACGGCCAGGCGAAGTTCGCCGCGCCGTCCCTGCGGCGCGTGCTGGAGTGGTCGCAGGCAGGCATCGCGCCCGGTGCTGCTATCGGCGCGGTCTCGATCGCCAGCAAGGTGAACGCGTCGGCGGGGCGTGCGAAATTCGAGAACACCACCGTCACGCTCAACAACAATCCGGGCATGGGAGCGCTGGATTTCTCCTTCGCCGAGGGCAGTCCGGTGATAGCCGGCACGCTCGCCTTCGACACGCTGGACCTGAGATCCTTCCTGTCGGCTTTCACGCCTGTCGCGCCCACCGGCGAGGCCGGCCCCGGCGACATCGACACCAGCTTCGCCGACCGCATCAACCTCGACCTCAGGCTGTCGGCGGCCCATGCCACGGTGGGACCGATCCAGCTTGCCGACGTCGCGGCCACCGCGCAGGTCAAGAACGGCCTTGCCGTCTTCGACATATCCGACGCGTCGGCCTTCAACGGCAACATCCAGAGCAGCCTGCGTTTCGACCGCAAGCCGGAAGGCACGCAGGTCGAGATGCGGCTCCTGGCATCGGATGTGGATACGGGAGCCTTTGCCACAGCGGCGGGAATGACGCGGCTGGTGCCGGCTGGCACCGGGACGGTGTCGATCATCCTCAAGGGACCGGGCAAGGCCTGGAACTCCATCTTCGAGAATGCCGACGGATCGTTCTCGGCGACTTTCGGGCCGGGCACGCTCAACGGGCTCGACCTGCCGGCCTTCCTCAAGCGCAACCAGCAAGGCGGCTTCTTCGCGCTCGACGACGTCGCCAATGGCTCGCTGCCGATCGACGGCGCCGAGATCAAGGCGAGCATTTCGAAGGGAGTGGCGCGCCTCGACAAGGCCGAGATCAATTCGCAAAAATACAAGATCTGGCTATCCGGCATCGCCTCCTATGTCGGACGCGGGCTGGCGCTTTCGGGCGGAGTGGTGCCCAACGGACAGCCGGCACAGCAGCCCCAGGCCAACGGCCAAGCGGCCAGTCCGGCTCCCGCGCCGCCGAGCCAGTCGCTGTTCTTCGTCGGCGGCAACTGGAGCGCGCCATTCATATCGCCGATCGCTCCCGGCGTTTCGGGCCAGTAG
- a CDS encoding ABC transporter permease → MNSTWSRFNITSIVLGFAFLYLPIVLLIVFSFNESKLVTVWGGFSTKWYVSLFHNQGLMDATWVTARVGVISATVATVLGTLAALTLTRFTRFRGRMLFSGMVFAPLVMPEVITGLSLLLLFVAVGLDRGFLTVTLAHITLTMCFVAVVVQSRLVSFDRSLEEAAMDLGAPPVKTFFQITLPVILPAIISGWMLAFTLSLDDLVIASFTSGPGATTLPMKIYSQVRLGVTPEINAACTILIAVVAIGVIIASIANKRREIQRQLDEQAAQRG, encoded by the coding sequence ATGAACTCGACCTGGAGCCGCTTCAACATCACCTCGATCGTGCTGGGCTTTGCATTCCTCTATCTGCCGATCGTGCTTTTGATCGTCTTTTCCTTCAACGAATCGAAGCTCGTCACCGTCTGGGGCGGCTTCTCGACCAAATGGTACGTGTCGCTTTTCCACAATCAGGGCCTGATGGACGCCACCTGGGTGACCGCGCGCGTCGGCGTCATCTCGGCAACGGTGGCGACCGTGCTCGGCACACTCGCCGCGCTGACCTTGACGCGCTTCACGCGCTTCCGCGGCAGGATGTTGTTTTCCGGCATGGTGTTTGCGCCGCTGGTCATGCCGGAAGTCATCACCGGGCTGTCGCTCCTGCTGCTCTTCGTCGCTGTCGGCCTTGACCGTGGCTTCCTCACGGTCACGCTCGCCCACATCACGCTCACAATGTGCTTCGTCGCCGTCGTCGTGCAGTCGCGGCTGGTCTCCTTCGACCGTTCGCTGGAGGAGGCGGCGATGGATCTCGGCGCGCCGCCGGTGAAGACCTTCTTCCAGATCACCTTGCCGGTCATCCTGCCGGCGATCATCTCCGGCTGGATGCTGGCCTTCACGCTCTCGCTGGACGATTTGGTCATCGCGAGCTTCACCTCGGGTCCCGGCGCCACCACGCTGCCGATGAAGATCTACAGCCAGGTGCGCCTCGGCGTGACGCCGGAAATCAACGCCGCCTGCACCATCCTGATCGCGGTGGTGGCGATCGGCGTCATCATCGCCTCGATAGCCAACAAGCGCCGCGAGATCCAGCGCCAGCTCGACGAGCAGGCCGCGCAGCGCGGTTGA
- a CDS encoding ABC transporter permease subunit, with the protein MTDIAATAAPSTETTTLPARLAKGFVNRLVIIVPYLWLLFFFLVPFIIVFKISLSQTAISMPPYTPVLGFKDGVSGFFAGVRELNFDNYTWLTQDPLYFNAYVTSLIIAGISTILTLIVGYPIAYGMARAPATIRPTLLMLVILPFWTSFLIRVYAWIGILKPEGLLNQVLLATGLISQPLVILNTYTAIFIGIVYSYLPFMVLPLYSSLEKMDYSLIEAAQDLGCPPAGAFWKITFPLSLPGVVAGCLLVFIPAVGEFVIPDLLGGSQTLMIGKTLWNEFFSNRDWPVSSAVAVILLLVLTIPIMFFQQAQAKAQEQGR; encoded by the coding sequence ATGACGGATATCGCAGCGACTGCCGCTCCATCGACTGAAACCACAACACTGCCGGCGAGGCTGGCGAAAGGCTTCGTCAACCGCCTCGTCATCATCGTCCCCTATCTCTGGCTGCTGTTCTTCTTCCTCGTTCCGTTCATCATCGTCTTCAAGATTTCGCTGTCGCAGACGGCGATCTCGATGCCTCCCTATACGCCGGTGCTTGGCTTCAAGGACGGCGTTTCGGGATTTTTCGCCGGCGTCCGCGAGCTCAACTTCGATAACTACACCTGGCTCACCCAGGACCCGCTCTATTTCAACGCCTATGTGACGAGCCTGATCATCGCCGGAATCTCGACGATACTTACCCTGATCGTCGGCTATCCGATCGCCTACGGCATGGCGCGGGCGCCGGCGACTATCCGCCCGACCCTGCTGATGCTGGTGATCCTGCCGTTCTGGACCTCGTTCCTGATCCGCGTCTATGCCTGGATCGGCATCCTGAAGCCGGAGGGCCTGCTCAACCAGGTCCTGCTCGCCACCGGCCTGATCAGCCAGCCGCTGGTGATCCTCAACACCTACACTGCGATCTTCATCGGCATCGTCTATTCCTACCTGCCCTTCATGGTGCTGCCGCTCTATTCCTCGCTGGAGAAGATGGATTATTCGCTGATCGAGGCCGCGCAGGACCTCGGCTGTCCGCCGGCCGGCGCCTTTTGGAAGATCACCTTCCCGCTGTCGCTGCCCGGCGTCGTCGCCGGCTGCCTGCTGGTGTTCATCCCGGCGGTCGGCGAGTTCGTCATTCCCGACCTCCTCGGCGGCTCGCAGACGCTGATGATCGGCAAGACGCTCTGGAACGAATTCTTCTCCAACCGCGACTGGCCGGTGTCGTCGGCGGTGGCCGTCATCCTGCTTCTGGTGCTGACCATCCCGATCATGTTCTTCCAGCAGGCGCAGGCCAAGGCACAGGAGCAGGGCAGATGA
- a CDS encoding ABC transporter ATP-binding protein, with amino-acid sequence MKSLGSIRRDFAPWNDPNAKPYIQFDKVTKKFGDFTAVNNLSLTIFEREFFALLGASGCGKSTLLRMLAGFEEPSAGRILLDGQDLRGIPPYKRPVNMMFQSYALFPHMTVERNIAFGLKQEGMPGADVEKRVAEMLKLVKLEQFAKRKPHQLSGGQRQRVALARSVAKRPKVLLLDEPLGALDKKLREETQFELMDLQQELGLTFVVVTHDQEEAMTMADRIAIMDKGEVMQVATPAEIYEAPASRFVAHFVGNVNMFEGKVAERTASTTRITGATGAEIVVDNGSSAAAGSDIVFAIRPEKIRVSSKKPADAVNALEGEVYDVAYLGDMTVYHIRLDDGQIVRASALNASRVTEDPLTWNDRAWVSFRPDAGVVLAR; translated from the coding sequence ATGAAATCGCTTGGCAGCATCCGCAGGGATTTCGCGCCATGGAATGACCCGAACGCCAAGCCGTATATCCAGTTCGACAAGGTCACCAAGAAGTTCGGTGACTTCACCGCCGTCAATAATCTGTCGCTGACCATCTTCGAGCGCGAATTCTTCGCCCTGCTCGGCGCGTCCGGCTGCGGCAAGTCGACCCTGCTCAGGATGCTCGCCGGCTTCGAGGAGCCGTCGGCGGGCCGCATCCTGCTCGACGGGCAGGATCTGCGCGGCATCCCGCCCTACAAACGGCCGGTCAACATGATGTTCCAGTCCTACGCGCTGTTCCCGCATATGACGGTGGAAAGGAACATCGCCTTCGGCCTCAAGCAGGAAGGCATGCCCGGAGCCGATGTCGAAAAGCGCGTCGCCGAGATGCTCAAGCTCGTCAAGCTCGAGCAATTCGCCAAGCGCAAGCCGCACCAGCTCTCCGGCGGCCAGCGCCAGCGCGTGGCGCTTGCCCGCTCGGTCGCCAAGCGGCCGAAGGTTCTGCTCCTCGACGAACCGCTCGGCGCGCTCGACAAGAAGCTGCGCGAGGAAACCCAGTTCGAACTGATGGACCTGCAGCAGGAACTCGGCCTCACCTTCGTCGTCGTCACCCACGACCAGGAAGAGGCCATGACGATGGCCGACCGCATCGCCATCATGGACAAGGGCGAAGTGATGCAGGTCGCGACGCCGGCGGAAATCTACGAGGCGCCGGCCTCGCGCTTCGTGGCGCATTTCGTCGGCAATGTGAACATGTTCGAAGGCAAGGTTGCCGAACGCACGGCAAGCACCACGCGCATCACCGGCGCGACCGGTGCTGAGATCGTCGTCGACAATGGCAGCAGCGCCGCTGCCGGCTCCGACATCGTCTTCGCGATCCGGCCGGAGAAGATCAGGGTTTCCTCCAAAAAGCCGGCCGATGCCGTCAACGCGCTCGAAGGCGAGGTCTACGACGTCGCCTATCTCGGCGACATGACCGTCTACCACATCAGGCTGGACGACGGTCAGATCGTGCGGGCAAGCGCGTTGAACGCTTCGCGCGTGACCGAGGATCCGCTCACTTGGAACGACCGTGCCTGGGTCTCCTTCCGGCCCGATGCCGGCGTCGTGCTGGCCAGGTAG
- a CDS encoding polyamine ABC transporter substrate-binding protein: MIRKALWLSATSAFLTLFTLSGHAEDRVVNVYNWSDYIDSSIIDDFTKKTGIKVVYDTFDSNEILETKLLAGGSGYDVVVPSANFLARQIQAGVFQKLDKSKLPNISNMWDVISERTAKYDPGNEYSVNYMWGTVGLGYNVKKVTAALGTDKIDSWDVFFNPDKLAKLKDCGVYVLDSPADIIPAALKYLGLDPNSTSPDDISKAEEALLKVRPYIRKFHSSEYINALANGDICMAIGWSGDVFQARNRAEEAKQGVEIGYSVPKEGAQMWFDQMAIPADAPHVADALEFINYMMTPEVIAKSSNYVLYANGNKASQQFIDKAILDDPSVYPDEETTKKLYTVAPYDPKTQRVITRTWTKIVTGQ; encoded by the coding sequence ATGATCCGCAAAGCTCTATGGCTTTCGGCGACCTCGGCATTTCTGACGCTTTTCACCTTAAGCGGCCATGCCGAAGACCGCGTCGTCAATGTCTACAACTGGTCGGACTATATCGACAGCTCGATCATCGACGACTTCACCAAGAAGACCGGCATCAAGGTCGTCTACGACACCTTCGATTCCAACGAGATACTGGAGACGAAACTGCTTGCCGGCGGCAGCGGTTATGACGTCGTCGTGCCGAGCGCCAACTTCCTGGCGCGCCAGATCCAGGCGGGTGTCTTCCAGAAGCTCGACAAGTCGAAACTGCCCAACATCTCCAACATGTGGGACGTCATCTCCGAGCGCACCGCCAAATACGATCCGGGCAACGAATATTCGGTCAACTACATGTGGGGCACGGTCGGCCTCGGCTATAACGTCAAGAAGGTGACGGCCGCGCTCGGCACCGACAAGATCGACAGCTGGGACGTGTTCTTCAATCCGGACAAGCTGGCCAAGCTGAAGGATTGCGGCGTCTATGTGCTGGATTCCCCAGCCGACATCATTCCCGCGGCGCTGAAATATCTCGGGCTCGATCCCAACAGCACCTCGCCCGATGACATTTCAAAGGCGGAGGAAGCGTTGCTGAAGGTCCGGCCCTATATCCGCAAGTTCCATTCGTCCGAATACATCAACGCCTTGGCCAACGGCGACATCTGCATGGCGATCGGCTGGTCTGGCGACGTCTTCCAGGCGCGCAACCGCGCCGAGGAAGCCAAGCAGGGCGTCGAGATCGGTTATTCGGTGCCGAAGGAAGGCGCCCAGATGTGGTTCGACCAGATGGCGATCCCCGCGGATGCGCCGCATGTCGCCGACGCGCTCGAGTTCATCAACTACATGATGACGCCTGAAGTCATCGCCAAGTCGTCGAACTACGTGCTCTATGCCAACGGCAACAAGGCTTCGCAGCAGTTCATCGACAAGGCGATCCTGGACGATCCTTCGGTCTATCCGGACGAAGAGACGACGAAGAAGCTGTATACCGTTGCGCCGTACGATCCCAAGACACAGCGCGTCATCACGCGCACCTGGACCAAGATCGTCACCGGCCAGTAA
- a CDS encoding DMT family transporter — translation MTDTAPSPVVPSPVAPSPVALPAVSPREERIGMLLVFLSALMWSFGGTIARFIHVGDSWTVVFWRSLWAVAFLIAFMLFRDGWRGTLNLFRHMGLPGLGVAFCFATASTSFVVALAYTTVANILLMQAGVPLLAALLAWLLFRERVSPATWIAIAAVIAGVAIMVSESLGGAVSPIGDGLALLIAVMFSVATVITRRFAHVRMVPANCLAALFAGAFAASQASAFAVSERDMGFLFAFGVINLGVGLAFFAMGARLVPAAIAALLGTFEPILGPIWVWLVHSEVPSARTIIGGAVVVTALLVHIGLEFKRQTRPARPGVTGLPSPN, via the coding sequence ATGACCGATACCGCCCCGTCCCCCGTCGTCCCGTCGCCTGTCGCCCCGTCGCCAGTCGCTTTGCCAGCCGTCTCGCCGCGCGAGGAGCGGATCGGCATGCTCCTGGTCTTTCTTTCGGCGCTTATGTGGAGCTTCGGCGGCACCATCGCCCGTTTCATCCATGTCGGCGACAGCTGGACCGTGGTGTTCTGGCGTTCGCTGTGGGCCGTGGCCTTTCTCATCGCCTTCATGCTGTTCCGCGACGGTTGGCGCGGTACCCTGAACCTCTTCCGGCATATGGGCCTGCCCGGCCTCGGCGTCGCCTTCTGCTTCGCCACCGCCTCGACCAGCTTCGTGGTGGCACTTGCCTACACGACCGTCGCCAACATCCTCTTGATGCAGGCCGGCGTGCCGCTGCTGGCGGCGCTTCTTGCCTGGCTCCTGTTTCGCGAACGGGTAAGCCCGGCGACCTGGATCGCGATTGCCGCCGTCATCGCCGGCGTCGCCATCATGGTCTCCGAATCCCTGGGCGGCGCCGTCTCGCCGATCGGCGACGGCCTGGCGCTGCTGATCGCGGTCATGTTTTCGGTGGCGACCGTGATCACCCGGCGCTTTGCCCATGTGCGCATGGTGCCGGCCAATTGTCTCGCGGCGCTTTTCGCTGGCGCTTTCGCCGCTTCCCAGGCCTCGGCGTTCGCGGTTTCGGAGCGGGATATGGGCTTTCTCTTCGCCTTCGGCGTCATCAACCTTGGCGTCGGCCTCGCCTTTTTCGCCATGGGCGCGCGGCTGGTGCCGGCGGCGATCGCGGCGCTGCTCGGCACCTTCGAGCCGATCCTTGGGCCGATCTGGGTCTGGCTCGTCCATTCCGAAGTGCCGTCGGCGCGCACCATCATCGGCGGCGCGGTCGTGGTCACGGCGCTGCTCGTCCATATCGGCCTGGAGTTCAAGCGCCAGACGCGGCCGGCGCGTCCCGGCGTCACCGGCCTGCCGTCGCCCAATTGA
- a CDS encoding helix-turn-helix domain-containing protein: MADQKIFAGPRLRRLRNARGLTQTAMAEGLGISPSYLNLIERNQRPLTVQLILKLASVYKVDPHELQGETQGSIAALREAFSDPLLAGELPGDQELIDLAETAPNASAAMVKLFRAYREQAERLSDLNQLLAKEGRATALSGTRLPADEVHEVFERRPNHFASLEEEAEAFTSVLEPGDDLSGALKAWLRREHGIVVKVLPVATMPNWRRRYDRHSQRLFLSERLSPFDQLREIAMEASLMRMSVAIAGELQALKLGTDEARRLARFELGRYAAHALMMPYQAFHAAAVRARYDIDVLRSRFGVSFEQAANRLTMLQRQGASGVPFFMLEVDNAGNRFRKAGSQGYPQSRFGGGCPKLPVHAAFSQPGQILVEALEMPDGAEFLCIARTLEGPQGAFSERPRRTALLLGCDIGFRDEIVYGAALPAGAAGKSGQGFATPVGPACRLCERVGCLARAEPPVTRPLGLDEMVTGLSAFDFQG, translated from the coding sequence ATGGCCGACCAGAAGATCTTCGCCGGTCCGCGGCTGCGCCGGCTGCGCAACGCCAGAGGCCTGACCCAGACGGCGATGGCCGAGGGACTGGGCATCTCGCCGTCCTACCTCAACCTGATCGAGCGCAACCAGCGCCCGCTGACGGTGCAGCTCATTCTCAAGCTGGCCTCCGTCTACAAGGTCGATCCGCATGAATTGCAAGGAGAGACGCAAGGCTCGATCGCGGCGTTGCGCGAAGCGTTCAGCGATCCGCTTCTTGCCGGCGAACTGCCTGGCGATCAGGAACTGATCGATCTCGCCGAGACCGCGCCGAACGCCTCGGCGGCGATGGTAAAACTGTTTCGCGCCTACCGCGAACAGGCTGAGCGCCTGTCCGACCTCAACCAGCTTCTGGCCAAGGAGGGCAGGGCAACCGCGCTGTCCGGCACGCGCCTGCCTGCCGATGAAGTCCACGAAGTGTTCGAGCGCCGGCCGAACCACTTCGCTTCGTTGGAGGAGGAGGCGGAAGCTTTCACATCGGTGCTCGAACCCGGCGACGACCTGTCCGGCGCGCTCAAGGCCTGGCTGAGGCGCGAGCATGGCATCGTCGTCAAGGTGCTGCCGGTCGCCACCATGCCCAACTGGCGCCGCCGTTACGACCGCCATTCGCAGCGCCTGTTCCTCTCCGAGCGGCTGTCGCCTTTCGACCAGCTGCGCGAAATCGCCATGGAGGCGAGCCTGATGCGCATGTCGGTGGCCATCGCGGGCGAGCTCCAGGCGCTGAAGCTCGGCACCGACGAGGCCCGGCGGCTCGCCCGCTTCGAGCTCGGCCGCTATGCCGCGCATGCGCTGATGATGCCCTATCAGGCTTTCCATGCGGCGGCCGTTCGCGCGCGCTACGACATCGACGTCTTGCGTTCCCGCTTCGGCGTCTCTTTCGAACAGGCGGCCAACCGACTGACCATGCTGCAGCGGCAGGGCGCATCGGGCGTGCCGTTCTTCATGCTGGAAGTCGACAATGCAGGGAACCGCTTCCGCAAGGCCGGCAGCCAGGGCTACCCGCAGAGCCGCTTCGGCGGCGGCTGCCCCAAGCTTCCGGTCCATGCGGCCTTCTCGCAGCCGGGCCAGATCCTGGTCGAGGCGCTGGAAATGCCCGATGGCGCCGAGTTCCTGTGCATCGCCCGCACGCTGGAAGGTCCACAAGGCGCCTTCTCCGAACGGCCGCGTCGCACCGCGCTCTTGCTCGGCTGCGATATCGGCTTCCGAGACGAGATCGTCTACGGCGCGGCGCTGCCGGCCGGAGCCGCCGGCAAGTCCGGGCAAGGCTTCGCCACGCCGGTAGGCCCCGCCTGCCGGCTTTGCGAGCGCGTAGGCTGCCTTGCGCGCGCCGAGCCGCCGGTGACGCGCCCGCTCGGCCTCGACGAGATGGTGACGGGCCTCAGCGCCTTCGATTTTCAGGGATGA
- the aceA gene encoding isocitrate lyase, protein MTDFYNLVPSAPEGRFDGIKRPYSPEDVKRLRGSVQIRQTLAEMGANRLWKLIHEEDFVNALGAMSGNQAMQQVRAGLKAIYLSGWQVAADANTASAMYPDQSLYPANAAPELVKRINRTLQRADQIETSEGRGLSVETWFAPIVADAEAGFGGPLNAFEIMKAFIEAGAAGVHYEDQLASEKKCGHLGGKVLIPTAAHIRNLDAARLAADVMGTPTLVVARTDAEAAKLLTSDIDERDRPFVDYDAGRTVEGFYNVRNGIEPCIARAVAYAPHADLIWCETSKPDLAQARKFAEGVHRHHPGKLLAYNCSPSFNWKKNLDDATIAKFQKELGAMGYKFQFITLAGFHQLNFGMFELARGYKDRQMAAYSELQEAEFAAEANGYTATKHQREVGTGYFDAVSMAITGGRSSTTAMHESTEHAQFRPAAE, encoded by the coding sequence ATGACCGATTTTTACAACCTCGTCCCCTCCGCGCCGGAAGGCCGTTTCGACGGCATCAAGCGTCCCTATTCGCCAGAGGATGTGAAGCGGTTGCGCGGCTCCGTGCAGATTCGCCAGACGCTGGCCGAGATGGGTGCGAACCGGCTCTGGAAGCTCATCCACGAGGAGGACTTCGTCAACGCGCTGGGCGCCATGTCGGGCAACCAGGCCATGCAGCAGGTTCGGGCCGGGCTGAAGGCGATCTATCTCTCGGGCTGGCAGGTGGCCGCCGACGCCAACACCGCGTCGGCGATGTATCCGGACCAGTCGCTTTACCCGGCCAATGCGGCGCCGGAACTGGTCAAGCGCATCAATCGCACCTTGCAGCGCGCCGACCAGATCGAGACGTCCGAAGGCAGGGGGCTATCGGTCGAGACCTGGTTCGCGCCGATCGTGGCCGATGCCGAAGCCGGCTTCGGCGGCCCGCTCAACGCCTTCGAGATCATGAAGGCCTTCATCGAAGCCGGTGCCGCGGGCGTCCACTACGAGGACCAGTTGGCGTCGGAAAAGAAATGCGGCCATCTCGGCGGCAAGGTGTTGATCCCGACGGCGGCGCATATCCGCAACCTTGACGCGGCACGCCTTGCGGCCGACGTCATGGGCACGCCGACGCTGGTCGTGGCGCGCACGGACGCCGAGGCGGCGAAGCTTTTGACCTCCGATATCGACGAGCGCGACCGGCCCTTCGTCGACTACGACGCCGGCCGCACGGTCGAGGGCTTCTACAATGTGCGGAACGGCATCGAGCCTTGCATCGCGCGCGCCGTGGCCTATGCGCCGCATGCCGACCTGATCTGGTGCGAGACCTCGAAGCCCGATCTGGCGCAGGCCAGGAAATTCGCCGAGGGTGTGCACAGGCATCATCCGGGCAAGCTGCTCGCCTACAATTGTTCGCCGTCCTTCAACTGGAAGAAGAACCTCGACGACGCGACGATCGCGAAGTTCCAGAAGGAACTCGGGGCGATGGGCTACAAGTTCCAGTTCATCACGCTGGCCGGCTTCCACCAGTTGAACTTCGGCATGTTCGAGCTGGCGCGCGGCTACAAGGACCGGCAGATGGCCGCCTATTCGGAACTGCAGGAGGCCGAGTTCGCGGCGGAGGCCAACGGCTATACCGCGACCAAGCACCAGCGCGAGGTCGGCACCGGCTATTTCGACGCCGTGTCGATGGCGATCACCGGCGGCCGGTCTTCGACCACCGCCATGCATGAATCGACCGAGCACGCCCAGTTCAGGCCGGCGGCCGAGTAA
- a CDS encoding response regulator, whose amino-acid sequence MCPPDRDDHSEKRSKPAARTGVIAADFSKVLVVGKSSINRVVVSKIVEKSGLKPISEPPEAAEKTLTGQLPGAVILDGGPDNKDCDRLMSAIDALRRASGKPLPAVILLSTRSGTPESLGLSSVIDAVVAKPITPERLQPVVDRLVGRG is encoded by the coding sequence ATGTGTCCCCCCGACCGTGACGACCACTCCGAAAAACGCTCGAAACCGGCAGCCCGGACAGGCGTGATCGCTGCGGATTTTTCCAAAGTGCTCGTCGTCGGAAAATCGTCGATCAATCGCGTCGTGGTGTCGAAAATCGTCGAGAAATCGGGACTGAAGCCGATCTCGGAACCGCCCGAGGCCGCCGAGAAGACGCTGACCGGCCAACTGCCCGGCGCCGTCATCCTGGACGGCGGCCCGGACAATAAGGATTGCGACCGGCTGATGTCGGCCATCGACGCGCTGCGGCGCGCCTCCGGCAAGCCGTTGCCCGCAGTGATCCTGCTTTCAACCCGAAGTGGCACGCCGGAAAGTCTCGGCCTGTCGAGCGTGATCGATGCGGTGGTTGCCAAGCCGATTACGCCCGAGAGGCTGCAACCGGTGGTCGATCGCCTGGTCGGGCGCGGCTAA
- a CDS encoding HAD family hydrolase, with the protein MSALTTIGFDADDTLWQNEQFFRMTEQRFIAMLAEHGDASRISANLLEAAKRNLGVYGFGIKSFMLSMIETAIEVTEGRVPASTIAEILAAGRDMLSHPIEPLPHARETVEKLAGSYRLVLITKGDLMDQERKLAQSGLGELFDAVEIVSDKSAATYARIFSRHGDGPQRSMMVGNSLKSDVIPAIDAGGWGIYVPHDLTWAAEHAEAPVAAPRFRQIADLSELPALIEGIAAAG; encoded by the coding sequence ATGTCCGCTCTTACCACAATCGGTTTCGATGCCGACGACACGTTGTGGCAGAACGAGCAGTTCTTCCGCATGACCGAACAGCGCTTCATCGCCATGCTTGCCGAGCACGGCGATGCAAGCCGGATTTCCGCGAACCTGCTTGAAGCCGCAAAGCGCAATCTCGGCGTCTATGGCTTCGGCATAAAGAGCTTCATGCTGTCTATGATCGAGACGGCGATCGAGGTTACCGAAGGCCGCGTTCCGGCCTCGACGATCGCGGAAATCCTGGCTGCCGGCCGCGACATGCTCAGCCACCCGATCGAGCCGCTGCCGCATGCGCGCGAGACGGTGGAGAAGCTCGCCGGCAGCTATCGTCTGGTGCTGATCACCAAGGGCGACCTCATGGATCAGGAGCGCAAGCTTGCGCAATCGGGACTGGGCGAGCTTTTCGACGCCGTCGAGATCGTCAGCGACAAGAGCGCCGCCACCTATGCCCGCATCTTCAGCCGCCATGGCGACGGACCGCAAAGGAGCATGATGGTCGGCAACTCGTTGAAGTCGGACGTCATCCCGGCCATCGACGCGGGCGGTTGGGGCATCTATGTCCCGCACGATTTGACCTGGGCGGCCGAGCACGCCGAAGCGCCGGTCGCGGCGCCGCGTTTCCGGCAGATCGCTGACCTGAGCGAACTGCCCGCGCTGATCGAAGGCATCGCCGCTGCAGGCTGA